A window of Pyrus communis chromosome 3, drPyrComm1.1, whole genome shotgun sequence genomic DNA:
AGAGCCGTATGAACTAGGCGAGACAGAAACGCCGCtaataattgcacctaagcacataaaaggtccaattaataaaattatactcaaacaattgaatttcaaaaaacgGACGTTATAAACAaattcaggacgtcgaaaaacATAAAGGTGGACCTCGAGCACCCCCGTCCCCCGCCTCACACGCCCTCACGCGTCGTCGCAAGGTGGCGGCTTCGACGATCCCGCACCGCCTCATGCGCTAGGAAAAGTCTCCGAAAAGTTGCCTGTGCCACCGTCAGCGTCACCGTCCACGGCGACACGCATGCTCCACGTGTCGGCATTGGCAACCCTTCACGCGCGGCCTGGGTTCTTGGGATCCAGTTAGCTTGGGTCAGATCCAGGTCTAGGCTTGGGCTTGGTTCCTGAGCTTAGGCTTTAGGTATTGGGCTTGTAACCCAGCCCAAGGAAATGATTTTAGGTTTAAAGCTCAACGGGCCGAAGGCCCGAGCTAACACGGCCCAAAGGCTTGGGGTCCGAAGGGTTTGGGCTTTCACAGCCTTGGGCTTGGAAACCCTACCCAAGGGTCTTTGGCCTAAAGGCCTGGGTTTGGTTCCTAAGGGTTTCGAGTTTGGGTCGTTTGACTCGTTTCTCATCAGGAATGAAGGCTGGAGCATCCCGAGCTCCGATCGATGCCGATTGGCCCATTTAACCTACAATCTAACAACTAAAATGAACATAGAGACGAGAGGGAAGGTTTCTTACCTTCAATTCGCCGTGAAATGGACAGAGGTGGCCAGATCTTTGCTCGAAACCCACGGGGCTCGTCAAAGTCTCTAAGCCCGCACCAGTTCCTTTGGTGCTACATAGAgatgagggagagagagggaaggtcCTCACGAGGGTGGTGGTGGCGCTGGTTCGTTGACGCTGGGTGTGTCATCAGAGAGGTGAAAGCATAGAGAGGAAGCGAGAGATCTGTGAGAGTGGGAGAGATTCGAgataaagaaagagagagagagttgagagtTGACTCGggggaagaagagagagaatgagaggtaAGGTGAGGGTGCCACGTGGCAGGCAGAGAGGGGAAGAGAATTGGGAGAGAATCTAACAAGGGGATCCGAATTGGATAAAAATGAGGGGTTCAAGTGTAATTTCATAAATCTTTAAGGAAAATGTGAAATTACAAACAATTTTGGGGGTGGGGTTTCACATGTTTTTATTTGGGCTTATCCTTATTTTAGAGGAAGTTCTGCCGAATTTTTGGTAGATTATAttagttaaaaattttaattattattgtatGCATATTATGGCTTCGTTACCCATTCGGGTGATGGCCAATACGCCTCGGTTTTGGTGTCTACTAGACATCAAGGTTAAGGTGTGTCAAATATGGCCAGAGACTACAAGATCATGTACACTACTTGAACGTTTTCCTTAAACTGTGAAAGTCAGAGATTCCTTTCTATATATTCAATTGTCTCTTGGTTATAGTGTAGAATCACAATGTTAATATCTAATCCACAAGATAACTGTGATACTTCAGGTTAAATGACTAATTCTGCATTATTGCAACCCATAAATACTTAATTTGACATGAATAAGTATTAGGTgtatatttaacaaaaattctTATTTGATCACGTTCAGTAGTATTTATTTCCTAACAAGTACGTATGTATATGTCTTAGTGTCAACAGACAACAACTTGAGACGTGCTATTAATGTCCAATTAATAATTCTATGATTAAGAACACTTCGAAATATGTAAGTCTTTCAAAATGTGTCTCAATGATCTAAGTTTACTAGATTTACTATTCGGAACATAGTCACCCATGCATATTCTTTTGGACTCGTTGTAAATTACGATAAATAATAGACGATAAGCTTTACAGGTTATATCAAAACTAGGTAATCAGTTGCATGAAATAATCTCATAAAATAaattgcaaaacaattaacttTATGGGAATACTCCTCACAAGTGATGGATCAATTAAATATGAGCATGCATGGGAGACAAAGACGTAAGTAACATTTGAGAACGAGACCATTCATCCAAATCGACCAAATAAGAAATGAAACCAATCACTTGTTGATTAGATCCTCTAGATCAAAGGTATTTGGCCATATTTATAAGTGTCATTTTCGTCTTAGTCCAATCAAGTAGTCGCAATAGTTACACGATTATCCTGTTAGGAGAAGGTGCAGGCACCTGTCGAGCAATCCCAATCAAATGGAACAAATCTCACCGCCCAAAATTATATGAATtatcattgtttttcttttttataaagaaaaatatttaaactcGAGGGCAAGTGGTaggtgaataaattaaaattaaaatcaaaattgtcatttacaagattgaaacttttttcatttataaaaacaaaaacaagggaAAATTTAATATTAGTCCAATCTCATACCCTagctttttagttatttttttcaattagaTCCAATGACTATAATTccacatcaatattttcattacttgtttttttttttttttttttttgcatctttttttttcatttcaaagtTGTCCTTAATCTAATCATTAGTTATAATTCATAAGTTACGTAATCCCTCATTGTCTTCCTCTTCTCTTTAAAATCATGGACACTTTAGCTACAACGTCTACTTACTAGACCTCACCTATAAGGCTATTAAGATGCAATACTAGTGAATTCTATTCAAACAGGCATATAAAAATGGACCCATAttaaaaaatccaaacaaataaaaataaaaatcactaCAACGTAGTACTAAGTGCCAATATGaattaacatttttcttttgcattATAATTAGAATGCTTGGCGAAACAATattggaaataaaatgaattaagACAGCAGCTAATTGATCATCAAGGTCGTCCTAATTCTGAACCAGCAAGGCCCAAGGGCGGGGCCAACCCAACCGAGCATGTGGGGGACGGAGGGAAGCCATTAACGCGGCAAACCACCCACCACCCAATGCGATAGAATTGAAAACATCGATTTCAAGTATTTTCCCCATAcagcatgctttgaatgaatcaTCATCACAACACACAAAAGGAGGATGCATATgtataataataagaaaattacTTTATATCAGTGATATGCTTCAAGTTTCAATTCTTTCTCTCCTCCTCTAGACCCGATGTTGAACACTCGTTATCTAAGTTATTGTTTGGgtgttgttattggcactctataaattttattttatattctaaactttttatatttaaaaataaaatacacttattaagagtgcacaatgagatttttgaattaccaataataatattaatactTGAAAATATTATATCACGTGAATTAATACAAGGAACATAACTAGCTACTTAATGAAATACAAGACGATAGAGTACGTGAAAAATCATTTTCACTTTATCAAATGACGTTATTTTTTTGTGCAAGAAGTAAGACATTTGACGCCTTTAaaattatgttttatgtttttcatcttTAATCCCTACCCAAAAGCATTAAAAAGTCTTGTTTTTTGTGTACAAAATAacacatggcacttgataaagTGGGAAGGTTCAAATGCAAAGATTAATGTAAATGTTGTTAGCACTCCCAACAAAATATTGTTGCAGATTAAAAGTAAACTGATTTAGttaaatctgttttaattttggCTGAGGCGTTAATCAAGTTGTTACAAATGAATCGCCCATATTAGTTTGTTGAGTCCTTAGGCTTAGATGTGAGCAAGTGGTATTGTCTCATAGGGCATTGTCTTGGATGGTTAAGATGTGATCATAGGCTCTCTCTCTTGTGTTTAAGGAAATCTTTCGTCGAATTGTGAATAAGGAGACATTCAAATGAGCTATCTACTCCAAAAAGAATTTCGACATGAATGACAAGCAAACATCAGTGAAACTTCAAAATTTACCCCCGTTAATTTGAATACATGAGGATGAAGGATAATGAATTACTATATGATTACTTAACTAGACTATTCGAATTGctaaatcaaatgaaatctATGGTGAGAATCTAACTCACCAGAGAGAGATGCAAAAAATTTTGATTAGTCTATCTGAAGTGTATGACCTAATCTGTGTAGTAATTGAAAGAACTTCTGATTTAAATACTATCATTGTACAAGAGGTAGTTGGATCACTCAAGAGTTATGACCATCGGCTAAATAGACATGTTGAAGATGCTATGAACTTTGAAAAAGCTTTTGCAAGCATGAGCACTACTCCAAAAGCTTAGAACAAGCCCTTTGTTCTTGGAGTTGCTAGCAAAGCAAAGAAGAATTGgaaatcaaaatacaaaaagtGGGAAGCCAAACTCAACCAAATGAGAGGGAAGATAGAGGTATGGATTTGGATAAACCAAAGTTTATCATCTGTGACAATGCTCACTATGGGGAGCGTTGGTTCAACGAAAAGGTTAAATGTCGTCGCTGTGATAAGTTTGGGCATATGATGAGAGACAGCCATAAACCAAAGAAGGGTCAAATGGAAAATTATGCGAACCAAGTCCAAGATTCTACAATGATGTTTTATTCTTGTTGCAAAAAGATTGTAGAGTTTGGTACCTGGAAGTGGTTGCAATAACCACATGACCAGTAATGGGTCTCTCCTTATTAATATTGACAGAAGTGTGAGGTGCAAAGTAAAAATAGGCACTGGTGATCTTGTGAAATCAATTAGCAAAGGAACTTTGATTGTAGAAACCAAGCCTGGTTACTCTTTGGTGGTTTCATGGCTTTCATATTTGGAAATAGAAATTTACATCTTTTCCATTGGGGTAGAATAAAAATATACATCTCCCATAAATGTAAAATGAGATCTAAATCTAGCTTTACATCTCAAATTTGTATCTCAAATTAGAGATGTTGTTTTAAATGTGTACTAACTACCAAGTCTTTGAATCACCATTTGAGATTTAAAGTTTATACTTTAGTTAATGACGATACACCTATTACAATATATACAGTTATTAATTGATTTAGTCATAGACTCAGGCAAAAGACAAGAACCTCGGACAATCAAATCAGGTTCATGATAGGGGCGCTCGATCATGGAGATAATCTATCACTTACAAAGATCGATGGAACGATATAGAGATATGAGAAAGAATTTGTACATGGTCTTTATTGATTTAGAAAATGCGTATGAATAGGTCTCGAGAGATTCTTTGAAGGATTCTAGAAAAGAAAGGAGTATGAGTAGCTTATATCCAAGCACTAAAGGATATGTATAATGGAGCAATGGTTGTAATAAGAACTCATGAAGAACAAACCAATAGTTTTCCCATAACATAGGGTTACATTAAGGCTTATCTTTAAGTACCTTTATGCACTGGTACTGGATGAGTTAACaggacatattcaagatgatatccCTTTGTATATGATTTTCACTGATGATATAGGGTTGATAAAGGAAACTCAGAATGGAGTAAATGCAAAGCTTAACCTTTGGTAAGAAGTGTTAGAATCAAAAGTTCTTGGCCTAAGTAggtcaaaaacataatatatggagtgcaagttcagtggGAACATGTGTTTAAATAAGATAAGGGTGAAAATTGGAGATCAGGAAGTACCAAAGGGCGAGTGCTTTCGCTATCTTGGATATATCTTGAAAATGAATGGAAAATTGGATATAGATCttaaccatagaatacaagttggATGGATAAAATGGAAGAGTGCAtatgccactaaagctcaagagatttttttttagaacGACAATAAGGCTAACAATTTTTTATGGCACAGAATGTTCGGCGGTCAAACATCAATATGTGCAAAATGAgtgtagcggagatgagaatgcttcgttggatgtgtggacACACGATAAAGAACAAGATAAAGAAcgaggatatccgaggtaaagtagaAGTAGTTGCAATTgtagataagatgagagaaaatcagttaaGGTGATTTGGACCTGTAAACCAAAGACCTACAGAGCCTttggttagaagatgcgattatGAGACAAAAGCTCAGGGTAAAAGAGGTAGAGAAATATCTAGTAAGACTTgaaaagagactctaagaaaagacatggagCACTTGAAGCTAACAGAAGACTTGGCACAAAACCAAGCATAATAGCATTCTATGATTCATATAGTTGACTCTATTTAATAAGATAAGACTTCTTGTTCTTGTCGTTGTTGTCATACTTATTTCTCAAATGTTGAAATTAGCTCCATTTGTTAATCTGCCTATTTCATTAATCAATGAGACTCGCACAATATATCTTCTTGTGCAATCAAGccacatatatttattttactttggaAAAGGAAGTGATTTCTAcacataactttttttttatgtcatGTCATCCACACTTATTTATGTTTGTCATTCTAAATTatgtaaattaaaagaaaatcaaatgataaaaataaacagtcgtgtgggtaaatatttttttttttttatgatacgTACTAATGAGTGATCCGAAAAATTAACTGCTTAAATCTTATATTAAGATTTAATAGATCATTTCAACAATTAAATCTTTCATAAAACTCGTACGACTGAATGATTGATGTAGCATTAGAGGTGAACccggaaaaaaatagaagaggTGTACGTAATCAATTCCGTTTGACAGAATAGAAAAATGGAAATGAGAGTAAACAGAGAATAATGGAAGGTAAGAAACTGAATCTCCGAAGTTCTTTGTGCAGTGCGCGTAGGGAGAAGAGAACCAACTAAACAATCAGAGAAAAGCAAAGAAAGGAGACTGTGAGTGATCCAAAACAGTACCTACTATGCCCATTACACCACAGCCTGTAACAACTCTTGCAAACCTCTTAAGAAGCCGACAATTGAACATAATTCCAAGCACCCCATGTGAGTGAGACCATTCTCTCTTCCCTTTTTAGTCTCAGTTTTCACTGCGCTATCTATCTCCTTTCTGCTTTCTTCTGCTCTCTCACTTTCACTGCTCCTATTTGTTGCCACTTTCCCGAGAAAATTCCAGCTTAAATTTTCTGGGATTTCTTCAAAATCATGTGGGATTCTGAGACTGAGTTGGTTGGAGGAAGAGATTATGGGAATGGAGTTCTGAGTTCTACCAAGCAGAGTGTTAAGACTGATGGCTTTGAGCTCAAAGGCAACTCTTGGTATGTACTACGAACTCTCAGATTattacattaattaattaattaattaaagtctGATTAAGCGAGATGTTAATCGTCCATCATGCATGCTTGGTTTTGCATAAATTTGATAGGATATCAATTAGAAAAGTTGATTAAATTATTTAGtgggtttgtttgtttgtttaaattaaTAGGTATGTTGCAACTGATATCCCAAGTGACCTGCTGGTTCAAGTTGGGGATGTCAATTTTCACTTGCACAAGGTAAAGTATGCTAATTCTATTGCACAAATGCTTAAAACTTCACTTCATTCAAACACCTGAATTCTTTCTGGTCTAATAATTTTGTTACTGGTAAATATTGAGGCAATGAAATTTTGTGTCTGTGTTGTTCAAGTATCCCCTGCTTTCTAGGAGTGGAAAGATCAACAGAGTTATGTATGAATTACGCGACCCGGACTTGAgtaagatggttttggatgatgTTCCTGGTGGACCGGAGGCCTTCGAGCTAGCTGCGAAATTCTGCTATGGAATTGCAGTTGACCTAACAGCAGCAAATATTTCAGGCCTGAGATGTGCTGCAGAGTACCTTGAAATGACAGAGGACTTGGAAGAAGGCAACCTTATTTTCAAAACCGAGGCATTTCTTAGCTATGTGGTTTTATCCTCATGGAGAGACTCCATTGTTGTGTTGAAGAGCTGTGAGAAGCTGTCACCGTGGGCAGAAAACCTTCAAATTGTCCGAAGATGCAGCGAGTCTATTGCCTGGAAAGCTTGTGCTAATCCGAAAGGGATAAGATGGGCATACACCGGAAAGCCAACAAAAGTTTCTAGCCCAAACTGGGGTGACATGAAGGACTCAAGTCCAAGTAGAAGCCAGCACGTCCCTCCCGATTGGTGGTTTGAAGATGTTTCAATTCTTAGGATTGATCACTTTGTCAGGGTTATCACCGCAATTAAGGTAAAGGGGATGAGATTTGAACTGATTGGAGCTTCAATTATGCACTACGCATCTAAGTGGCTTCCAGGTTTGATCAACGAAGGAACGGGTGCTGCAGATGAAGGAAGCAACAGCAGCAATAGTAAAAGTAATAGTGGCAGTAGTTGGAAAGGTGGACTTCATATGATTGTGGCAGGAAATAAAGATGAGCCTTCAAATGTTCTGGCCAAAAATCAACGGATGATCATTGAGAGCCTTATCAGCATAATTCCACCACAGAAGGATAGTGTCTCGTGCAGCTTCCTGCTCCGGCTTTTGAGAATGGCAAACATGTTGAAAGTAGCACCTGCTTTGGTTACTGAGTTGGAAAAACGGGTGGGAATGCAGTTCGAACAGGCTACATTGGCGGATCTTCTTATTCCTTCGTACAATAAATGTGAAACTATGTACGACGTGGATCTTGTTCAAAGGCTTCTGGAGCACTTTCTGATTCAGGAACAGACAGAAATTTCGAGTCCAAGCCCACAATCTTTTCCTGGGAAGCACTATGATGACCCTCAAAGGGGTACCGGGCCAAATGCTAAGATGAGGGTAGCTAGGCTTGTCGATAGTTATCTTACAGAGGTGTCCAGAGATAGAAGCCTCTCCCTAACAAAGTTTCAGGTGCTGGCAGAAGCTTTGCCCGAATCTGCAAGGATCTGCGATGATGGACTTTATAGAGCAATCGATTCCTATCTTAAGGTACCTCCTCCTCCCGAAATTACATGCACGTTTTGAATATACAATGAAGGGGAAAAAATAGATATAAAGTTTGCTACATAGAGAAATGTATCACTCACATTATTTAGTGCAGAGAACAATCTTATTACTGGCCTTTGAACAATGGATGTATGCTTGTTCTTAGCTTGCATAACGATGGGAGAGCGTTATTGATTTGAATATTTGAACTCTTTATTGCTAATTAGCTAGTAAGTTTACATTTTCAgaggtgaatgattatgagttcTACCGATATGTATAGCGAGCACTGCCAGTCAGCTTTTGTGATCATGAGTTGAAAGCACAACTCAACAATATCATTTTCCACTGGTTTATATAATTCATGAACAATCATTGGgaaattattttagttttttctcATAAATCGTTACACCATTTTTGTCGATGAATTGCTTCAGATTAAGATTTCTCATCACTTTATCAATTTAACAGGCGCATCCAACACTTTCTGAGCACGAAAGGAAGAGGCTTTGCCGGGTGATGGATTGCCAAAAGCTATCAATTGATGCCTGCAT
This region includes:
- the LOC137728669 gene encoding root phototropism protein 3, whose amino-acid sequence is MWDSETELVGGRDYGNGVLSSTKQSVKTDGFELKGNSWYVATDIPSDLLVQVGDVNFHLHKYPLLSRSGKINRVMYELRDPDLSKMVLDDVPGGPEAFELAAKFCYGIAVDLTAANISGLRCAAEYLEMTEDLEEGNLIFKTEAFLSYVVLSSWRDSIVVLKSCEKLSPWAENLQIVRRCSESIAWKACANPKGIRWAYTGKPTKVSSPNWGDMKDSSPSRSQHVPPDWWFEDVSILRIDHFVRVITAIKVKGMRFELIGASIMHYASKWLPGLINEGTGAADEGSNSSNSKSNSGSSWKGGLHMIVAGNKDEPSNVLAKNQRMIIESLISIIPPQKDSVSCSFLLRLLRMANMLKVAPALVTELEKRVGMQFEQATLADLLIPSYNKCETMYDVDLVQRLLEHFLIQEQTEISSPSPQSFPGKHYDDPQRGTGPNAKMRVARLVDSYLTEVSRDRSLSLTKFQVLAEALPESARICDDGLYRAIDSYLKAHPTLSEHERKRLCRVMDCQKLSIDACMHAAQNERLPLRVVVQVLFSEQVKISNALATNSLKEAGDSQYQPMVSNRKTLLEGTPQSFQEGWAAAKKDINTVKFELESVKAKYLELQHDMENLQRQFDKMSKHKQTSAWSSGWKKLSKLTKNTNLENQNIGPEHTTAADHLSRKTPRRWRNSIS